The following nucleotide sequence is from Bacteroidota bacterium.
AATTCGAATTTAATTTACGTTTCCTGCCCATGAACGATTTGTTATTTGCCTATGGCACACTCAGGGAAGAAAAAATCCGCTTTGCAATAACCGGTAAAAAGTCTTTCACTCTAACTGATCGTATTGTTGGTTTTGAACTATCGGAAATACAAGAAGGTGTAACAAGCTACCCTGCCTTGATGCCTGGAAATAATACCATTGATGGACTGGTTTTCGTAGTTACCGATGAGGACCTGGTGCATCTCGATGCATACGAAGGACCCGAATACAAAAGGCAACAGCTTGTTAGCCAGGCAGGCCGTGAAGTATGGGTTTATTTGAAAAACGACACTCCAAACAAGGGCATAGAATAACCTTCCCGGGCAAGCATCCTATCAACTATTTCTTACTGTTCAAAATAATTCAGAACTGATTAATGCCGGCCATACAAATGGATTGTAGCCCTATAATTGGCATAGTTTTTTGTA
It contains:
- a CDS encoding gamma-glutamylcyclotransferase, which translates into the protein MNDLLFAYGTLREEKIRFAITGKKSFTLTDRIVGFELSEIQEGVTSYPALMPGNNTIDGLVFVVTDEDLVHLDAYEGPEYKRQQLVSQAGREVWVYLKNDTPNKGIE